A DNA window from Camelina sativa cultivar DH55 chromosome 13, Cs, whole genome shotgun sequence contains the following coding sequences:
- the LOC104736279 gene encoding glucomannan 4-beta-mannosyltransferase 2 isoform X3 — protein sequence MVEMECQRWASKGINIRYQIRENRVGYKAGALKEGLKRSYVKHCEYVVIFDADFQPEPDFLRRSIPFLMHNSNIALVQARWRFVNSDECLLTRMQEMSLDYHFTVEQEVGSSTHAFFGFNGTAGIWRIAAINEAGGWKDRTTVEDMDLAVRASLRGWKFLYLGDLQVKSELPSTFRAFRFQQHRWSCGPANLFRKMVMEIIRNKKVRFWKKVYVIYSFFFVRKIIAHWVTFCFYCVVLPLTILVPEVYVPIWGSVYIPSIITILNSVGTPRSIHLLFYWILFENVMSLHRTKATLIGLFEAGRANEWVVTAKLGSGQSAKGNTKGLKRFPRIFKLPDRLNTLELGFAAFLFVCGCYDFVHGKNNYFIYLFLQTLSFFISGLGWIGTYVQ from the exons ATGGTGGAAATGGAGTGCCAAAGATGGGCAAGTAAAGGAATCAATATTAGGTATCAAATAAGAGAGAATAGAGTTGGTTACAAGGCCGGTGCTTTAAAGGAAGGACTCAAACGTAGTTATGTCAAACATTGCGAATATGTTGTCATCTTCGACGCTGATTTTCAACCCGAACCGGATTTTCTCCGCCGTAGCATCCCTTTTCTCATGCACAACTCCAACATTGCCTTGGTTCAGGCTCGATGGCGGTTCG TGAATTCTGATGAATGCTTATTGACAAGGATGCAAGAAATGTCGTTGGATTATCATTTCACTGTTGAGCAAGAAGTCGGTTCATCAACTCATGCTTTTTTCGGCTTCAacg gaaCCGCCGGAATTTGGAGAATCGCGGCGATAAATGAAGCCGGCGGGTGGAAAGATAGGACCACCGTGGAAGATATGGATCTCGCTGTCCGAGCAAGTCTTCGCGGCTGGAAATTTCTCTACCTCGGTGACCTTCag GTGAAAAGTGAGCTTCCAAGTACTTTTAGAGCCTTCCGTTTTCAGCAACATAGATGGTCTTGTGGACCTGCAAATCTCTTTAGGAAGATGGTTATGGAGATCATAAGAAACAAG AAAGTGAGATTCTGGAAGAAAGTGTATGTGATTTACAGCTTCTTCTTTGTGAGGAAGATCATTGCACATTGGGTCACATTTTGCTTCTACTGCGTTGTTCTCCCTCTTACCATTCTTGTCCCTGAAGTTTATGTCCCGATTTGGGGTTCAGTTTATATCCCTTCCATCATCACTATCCTCAACTCCGTCGGTACTCCAAG gtCGATTCATTTGCTGTTCTATTGGATTCTATTCGAGAATGTAATGTCGCTGCACCGGACAAAGGCCACTCTCATTGGTCTGTTTGAGGCAGGAAGGGCTAACGAATGGGTTGTGACTGCTAAGCTTGGAAGTGGTCAGAGCGCTAAAGGAAACACAAAAGGGCTCAAAAGGTTCCCAAGAATCTTCAAATTGCCTGATCG ATTGAATACATTGGAGCTTGGATTCGCGGCGTTCTTGTTCGTGTGTGGATGCTATGACTTTGTGCACGGGAAGAACAATTACTTCATCTACTTGTTTCTTCAGACATTGTCTTTCTTCATCAGCGGGCTTGGCTGGATCGGGACTTACGTCCAGTAG
- the LOC104736278 gene encoding FBD-associated F-box protein At5g22730-like produces the protein MEGYLEYMKTKQVCRIWPPPRYISGREDLISKLPDSLITQILFLYLPTKEAVRTSVLSTRWKSLWLLIPNLDLDSSKFPDYNTFVGFMEKFIDFSREHKSCLHKLKLSIRKNVNDPPCVTRWVDVVVRRKLEHLDVECLVNRKFLEEMPLSLYACDTLVYLRLHRVSLGEFESVSLTSLKTMRLEENVYANDVVLESLISSCPVLEDLSILRMVKDNVKVLRVRSQTLTSLHVDFYFGEGDDYDDFDKKVSGVFIDAPRLEYLKFQDDLSESKIITNSGSLAKVNLVYVFNESDCADVADLPKRNMVRSFLTSISGVRDMKIADGFVEFLYFNIDFDPLPQFCNLSCLEAEFSLHYLEILPTILESCPHLKSLVLVLEFNPSREDVQISFSSVPRCLVSSLEFVEIKYLDGGPAIMEVARYFVENSRVLKKLGLHLRFSSHQEGFYMLKDLLALPRGSGTCRVIVC, from the exons ATGGAAGGCTATTTGGAATATATGAAAACGAAACAAGTATGTCGCATATGGCCACCGCCAAGGTACATCAGTGGTAGAGAGGATCTGATAAGCAAATTGCCTGATTCTTTGATAACTCAGATACTCTTCTTGTATCTTCCCACTAAAGAAGCTGTTAGGACCAGTGTTTTGTCCACTAGGTGGAAAAGTCTCTGGCTTTTAATCCCCAATTTGGATTTGGACTCTTCCAAGTTCCCAGATTACAACACCTTCGTGGGGTTTATGGAAAAGTTCATAGATTTCTCTAGGGAACACAAGTCTTGCTTGCACAAGCTTAAGCTAAGTATCAGGAAGAATGTGAATGATCCGCCTTGTGTCACTCGTTGGGTAGATGTTGTGGTTAGGCGTAAGCTTGAGCATCTTGATGTTGAGTGCCTTGTGAACCGTAAGTTTTTAGAAGAGATGCCGTTAAGTCTTTATGCATGTGACACGCTGGTGTATCTAAGACTCCATCGGGTATCGTTGGGTGAGTTTGAGTCTGTGTCTTTGACTAGTCTAAAGACTATGCGTTTAGAAGAGAATGTGTATGCTAATGATGTGGTTTTAGAGTCACTTATCTCGTCTTGCCCTGTTCTCGAAGATTTGAGCATTCTTAGGATGGTGAAAGATAACGTAAAGGTTTTACGAGTGCGGTCTCAGACATTAACCAGTCTTCATGTAGACTTTTATTTTGGTGAAGGTGATGACTACGATGATTTTGATAAGAAAGTCTCAGGGGTTTTCATTGATGCCCCTAGACTCGAGTATTTGAAATTCCAAGATGATCTATCGGAGAGTAAAATCATTACAAATTCTGGTTCCTTAGCCAAGGTCaatcttgtttatgtttttaatgagtCTGATTGTGCTGATGTTGCTGACTTACCAAAGCGAAATATGGTCCGTAGTTTTCTTACCAGTATCTCCGGAGTTAGGGATATGAAGATCGCTGACGGTTTTGTGGAG TTTCTCTATTTTAACATAGACTTCGACCCACTGCCCCAGTTTTGCAACCTTTCGTGTCTAGAAGCGGAGTTTTCTTTACATTATTTGGAAATTCTGCCAACAATTCTTGAGAGTTGTCCCCATCTAAAATCACTCGTCTTGGTGTTG GAATTTAATCCGTCGAGAGAGGATGTGCAAATAAGTTTCTCATCTGTACCTCGGTGTTTGGTTTCATCACTCGAGTTTGTAGAGATAAAATACTTGGACGGAGGGCCTGCTATAATGGAAGTAGCAAGGTACTTTGTAGAAAACTCAAGAGTCCTCAAAAAACTTGGTCTGCATTTGAGGTTTTCCTCGCACCAAGAAGGATTTTACATGCTAAAGGACCTCCTTGCATTGCCCAGAGGATCTGGCACATGTCGAGTTATAGTTTGTTGA
- the LOC104738108 gene encoding putative FBD-associated F-box protein At5g22720: MEEREAREDLISKLPDSLLSEMISYLPTTKDIVRTSVLSKRWKSVWLLIPRLHLDSCEFPNYNAFVSFMDKFLDFSREHKLGLHSLRLSLHKDANDLSCVTRWKDFLAIPQLKHLDVECLLVNRECFQVTSLSLCEKLLYLRLHRVHLGRFVVAVSLPCLKTMRLEDCFCSSEASLESLISSCPVLEDLSILRINYNTTVLRVHSQTLTSFTIYMVELKYLSFVGYAYAGKTIISSSSLTKVNILGDFQVKDDEVARNFFTSISIARDMKISVKGFLF; the protein is encoded by the exons ATGGAGGAAAGGGAAGCTCGAGAGGATTTGATAAGCAAATTACCCGACTCTTTGTTATCTGAGATGATCTCGTATCTTCCGACGACAAAGGATATTGTGAGGACTAGTGTTCTGTCCAAGAGGTGGAAAAGTGTGTGGCTTTTGATTCCCAGGTTGCACTTGGACTCTTGTGAGTTTCCAAATTACAATGCCTTTGTGAGTTTTATGGACAAGTTCCTAGATTTCTCTAGAGAACATAAGTTGGGACTACACAGCCTAAGGCTAAGTCTTCATAAGGATGCAAATGATCTGTCTTGTGTAACGCGTTGGAAAGACTTCTTGGCTATTCCTCAGCTTAAGCATCTTGATGTCGAGTGTCTTCTTGTGAATCGTGAGTGTTTTCAAGTGACGTCCCTAAGCCTTTGTGAGAAACTCCTTTACCTAAGACTCCATCGAGTTCATCTAGGTAGGTTTGTGGTGGCTGTTTCATTACCCTGTCTCAAGACTATGCGTTTAGAAGATTGTTTCTGTTCCAGTGAGGCGAGTCTAGAGTCGCTTATCTCATCTTGCcctgttcttgaagatttgAGCATTCTCAGAATAAATTATAATACAACGGTTTTACGTGTGCACTCTCAGACATTAACCAgcttcactatatatatggttga ACTCAAATATTTGAGTTTCGTAGGTTATGCTTATGCGGGTAAGACCATAATCAGTTCTAGTTCCTTAACCAAGGTCAATATTCTTGGCGATTTTCAAGTGAAGGATGATGAAGTAGCCCGTAACTTTTTCACCAGTATCTCGATCGCTAGGGATATGAAGATCTCTGTCAAGGGctttctgttttaa
- the LOC104736279 gene encoding glucomannan 4-beta-mannosyltransferase 2 isoform X2 — translation MEGVTPKFVLPETFDGVRMEITGQLGMIWELVKAPVIVPLLQLAVYICLVMSVMLLCERVYMGIVIVLVKLFWKKPDKRYKFDPIHDDEELGSSNFPVVLVQIPMFNEREVYKLSIGAACGLSWPSDRLVIQVLDDSTDPTVKQMVEMECQRWASKGINIRYQIRENRVGYKAGALKEGLKRSYVKHCEYVVIFDADFQPEPDFLRRSIPFLMHNSNIALVQARWRFVNSDECLLTRMQEMSLDYHFTVEQEVGSSTHAFFGFNGTAGIWRIAAINEAGGWKDRTTVEDMDLAVRASLRGWKFLYLGDLQVKSELPSTFRAFRFQQHRWSCGPANLFRKMVMEIIRNKKVRFWKKVYVIYSFFFVRKIIAHWVTFCFYCVVLPLTILVPEVYVPIWGSVYIPSIITILNSVGTPRSIHLLFYWILFENVMSLHRTKATLIGLFEAGRANEWVVTAKLGSGQSAKGNTKGLKRFPRIFKLPDRLNTLELGFAAFLFVCGCYDFVHGKNNYFIYLFLQTLSFFISGLGWIGTYVQ, via the exons a TGGAAGGTGTTACACCAAAGTTCGTGTTGCCGGAGACATTCGACGGCGTGAGGATGGAGATCACAGGCCAACTAGGCATGATCTGGGAGCTTGTGAAAGCACCAGTGATTGTTCCTCTTCTTCAGCTGGCCGTTTACATCTGTTTGGTAATGTCTGTCATGCTTTTGTGTGAGAGGGTTTACATGGGAATCGTCATCGTCCTCGTCAAGCTCTTCTGGAAAAAACCAGACAAACGTTACAAGTTCGATCCCATTCACGATGATGAAGAGCTTGGTAGCTCTAATTTCCCAGTCGTCCTCGTTCAAATCCCCATGTTCAACGAACGAGAG GTTTATAAGCTATCAATAGGAGCGGCGTGTGGACTCTCTTGGCCGTCCGATCGTCTCGTGATTCAAGTGTTGGATGACTCAACAGATCCTACTGTTAAg CAAATGGTGGAAATGGAGTGCCAAAGATGGGCAAGTAAAGGAATCAATATTAGGTATCAAATAAGAGAGAATAGAGTTGGTTACAAGGCCGGTGCTTTAAAGGAAGGACTCAAACGTAGTTATGTCAAACATTGCGAATATGTTGTCATCTTCGACGCTGATTTTCAACCCGAACCGGATTTTCTCCGCCGTAGCATCCCTTTTCTCATGCACAACTCCAACATTGCCTTGGTTCAGGCTCGATGGCGGTTCG TGAATTCTGATGAATGCTTATTGACAAGGATGCAAGAAATGTCGTTGGATTATCATTTCACTGTTGAGCAAGAAGTCGGTTCATCAACTCATGCTTTTTTCGGCTTCAacg gaaCCGCCGGAATTTGGAGAATCGCGGCGATAAATGAAGCCGGCGGGTGGAAAGATAGGACCACCGTGGAAGATATGGATCTCGCTGTCCGAGCAAGTCTTCGCGGCTGGAAATTTCTCTACCTCGGTGACCTTCag GTGAAAAGTGAGCTTCCAAGTACTTTTAGAGCCTTCCGTTTTCAGCAACATAGATGGTCTTGTGGACCTGCAAATCTCTTTAGGAAGATGGTTATGGAGATCATAAGAAACAAG AAAGTGAGATTCTGGAAGAAAGTGTATGTGATTTACAGCTTCTTCTTTGTGAGGAAGATCATTGCACATTGGGTCACATTTTGCTTCTACTGCGTTGTTCTCCCTCTTACCATTCTTGTCCCTGAAGTTTATGTCCCGATTTGGGGTTCAGTTTATATCCCTTCCATCATCACTATCCTCAACTCCGTCGGTACTCCAAG gtCGATTCATTTGCTGTTCTATTGGATTCTATTCGAGAATGTAATGTCGCTGCACCGGACAAAGGCCACTCTCATTGGTCTGTTTGAGGCAGGAAGGGCTAACGAATGGGTTGTGACTGCTAAGCTTGGAAGTGGTCAGAGCGCTAAAGGAAACACAAAAGGGCTCAAAAGGTTCCCAAGAATCTTCAAATTGCCTGATCG ATTGAATACATTGGAGCTTGGATTCGCGGCGTTCTTGTTCGTGTGTGGATGCTATGACTTTGTGCACGGGAAGAACAATTACTTCATCTACTTGTTTCTTCAGACATTGTCTTTCTTCATCAGCGGGCTTGGCTGGATCGGGACTTACGTCCAGTAG
- the LOC104736279 gene encoding glucomannan 4-beta-mannosyltransferase 2 isoform X1: MDGVSPKFVLPETFDGVRMEITGQLGMIWELVKAPVIVPLLQLAVYICLVMSVMLLCERVYMGIVIVLVKLFWKKPDKRYKFDPIHDDEELGSSNFPVVLVQIPMFNEREVYKLSIGAACGLSWPSDRLVIQVLDDSTDPTVKQMVEMECQRWASKGINIRYQIRENRVGYKAGALKEGLKRSYVKHCEYVVIFDADFQPEPDFLRRSIPFLMHNSNIALVQARWRFVNSDECLLTRMQEMSLDYHFTVEQEVGSSTHAFFGFNGTAGIWRIAAINEAGGWKDRTTVEDMDLAVRASLRGWKFLYLGDLQVKSELPSTFRAFRFQQHRWSCGPANLFRKMVMEIIRNKKVRFWKKVYVIYSFFFVRKIIAHWVTFCFYCVVLPLTILVPEVYVPIWGSVYIPSIITILNSVGTPRSIHLLFYWILFENVMSLHRTKATLIGLFEAGRANEWVVTAKLGSGQSAKGNTKGLKRFPRIFKLPDRLNTLELGFAAFLFVCGCYDFVHGKNNYFIYLFLQTLSFFISGLGWIGTYVQ; encoded by the exons atggaTGGTGTTTCACCAAAGTTCGTGTTGCCGGAGACATTCGACGGCGTGAGGATGGAGATCACAGGCCAACTAGGCATGATCTGGGAGCTTGTGAAAGCACCAGTGATTGTTCCTCTTCTTCAGTTAGCCGTTTACATCTGTTTGGTAATGTCTGTCATGCTTTTGTGTGAGAGGGTTTAC ATGGGAATCGTCATCGTCCTCGTCAAGCTCTTCTGGAAAAAACCAGACAAACGTTACAAGTTCGATCCCATTCACGATGATGAAGAGCTTGGTAGCTCTAATTTCCCAGTCGTCCTCGTTCAAATCCCCATGTTCAACGAACGAGAG GTTTATAAGCTATCAATAGGAGCGGCGTGTGGACTCTCTTGGCCGTCCGATCGTCTCGTGATTCAAGTGTTGGATGACTCAACAGATCCTACTGTTAAg CAAATGGTGGAAATGGAGTGCCAAAGATGGGCAAGTAAAGGAATCAATATTAGGTATCAAATAAGAGAGAATAGAGTTGGTTACAAGGCCGGTGCTTTAAAGGAAGGACTCAAACGTAGTTATGTCAAACATTGCGAATATGTTGTCATCTTCGACGCTGATTTTCAACCCGAACCGGATTTTCTCCGCCGTAGCATCCCTTTTCTCATGCACAACTCCAACATTGCCTTGGTTCAGGCTCGATGGCGGTTCG TGAATTCTGATGAATGCTTATTGACAAGGATGCAAGAAATGTCGTTGGATTATCATTTCACTGTTGAGCAAGAAGTCGGTTCATCAACTCATGCTTTTTTCGGCTTCAacg gaaCCGCCGGAATTTGGAGAATCGCGGCGATAAATGAAGCCGGCGGGTGGAAAGATAGGACCACCGTGGAAGATATGGATCTCGCTGTCCGAGCAAGTCTTCGCGGCTGGAAATTTCTCTACCTCGGTGACCTTCag GTGAAAAGTGAGCTTCCAAGTACTTTTAGAGCCTTCCGTTTTCAGCAACATAGATGGTCTTGTGGACCTGCAAATCTCTTTAGGAAGATGGTTATGGAGATCATAAGAAACAAG AAAGTGAGATTCTGGAAGAAAGTGTATGTGATTTACAGCTTCTTCTTTGTGAGGAAGATCATTGCACATTGGGTCACATTTTGCTTCTACTGCGTTGTTCTCCCTCTTACCATTCTTGTCCCTGAAGTTTATGTCCCGATTTGGGGTTCAGTTTATATCCCTTCCATCATCACTATCCTCAACTCCGTCGGTACTCCAAG gtCGATTCATTTGCTGTTCTATTGGATTCTATTCGAGAATGTAATGTCGCTGCACCGGACAAAGGCCACTCTCATTGGTCTGTTTGAGGCAGGAAGGGCTAACGAATGGGTTGTGACTGCTAAGCTTGGAAGTGGTCAGAGCGCTAAAGGAAACACAAAAGGGCTCAAAAGGTTCCCAAGAATCTTCAAATTGCCTGATCG ATTGAATACATTGGAGCTTGGATTCGCGGCGTTCTTGTTCGTGTGTGGATGCTATGACTTTGTGCACGGGAAGAACAATTACTTCATCTACTTGTTTCTTCAGACATTGTCTTTCTTCATCAGCGGGCTTGGCTGGATCGGGACTTACGTCCAGTAG